The Pyrus communis chromosome 2, drPyrComm1.1, whole genome shotgun sequence genome includes a window with the following:
- the LOC137726711 gene encoding LOW QUALITY PROTEIN: cytochrome c biogenesis protein CCS1, chloroplastic-like (The sequence of the model RefSeq protein was modified relative to this genomic sequence to represent the inferred CDS: inserted 1 base in 1 codon; substituted 1 base at 1 genomic stop codon), which translates to MEALNPTTAPKSCLPRTHFLKAPLLHCPFKPITLSFHNFQIHRRSFRRPPLSLSVTTTCGLKTPQDRKKSKKKGNNITKQIILSERVPPTLVEKSGDADGGEEAPVKSGSGSGSGVMGLMKMLSIRVLSVLSYLPLAIGEMFAIAGLMALGTFIDQGEAPDFYFDKYPESNPVLGIFTWRWVLTLGFDHMFTSPIFLALLTLLGASLMACTYTAQIPLVKVARRWNFMQSSEAIHKQEFSDSLPRASVEDFGVVLMGAGYEVFLKGPSLYAFKGLAGRFAPIGVHLAMLLIMVGGTLSASGSFKGTVTVPQGLNFVIGDVMHPIGFLSTPTXAFNTXVHVNKFYMNYYDSGEVSQFYTDLSLLDLDGKEVLRKTISVNNPLRYGGITIYQTDWSISALQVLKDNEGPFNLAMAPLKINGDKKLYGSFLPIGDVNAPNVKGISMLARDLQSIVLYDQEGKFAGIRRPSSKLPIEIDGNKIVIVDAIGSSGLDLKTDPGVPVVYAGFGALMLTTCISFLSHSQIWALQNGTAVIVGVKTNRAKGEFPEEMNRLLDCVPELVNSPLSRQSDSIVG; encoded by the exons ATGGAGGCTCTAAACCCCACCACAGCCCCCAAATCATGTCTACCCAGAACCCATTTTCTCAAGGCCCCTCTCCTCCACTGCCCCTTCAAGCCCATCACACTCTCTTTTCACAATTTTCAAATTCACAGACGTTCCTTCCGGCGGccacctctctccctctcagTCACCACCACTTGTGGGCTGAAGACCCCTCAAGACAGGAAGAAGagcaagaagaaaggaaatAACATAACCAAGCAGATTATACTCTCCGAAAGAGTGCCACCAACTCTGGTGGAGAAGAGTGGCGACGCCGACGGAGGCGAGGAAGCTCCGGTGAAGTCAGGGAGTGGGAGTGGGAGTGGGGTGATGGGTCTGATGAAAATGTTGTCGATAAGGGTTCTGTCGGTTCTGTCTTATCTGCCTTTGGCTATTGGAGAAATGTTTGCCATTGCTGGTCTTATGGCTCTGG GAACTTTCATTGATCAAGGTGAGGCCCCTGATTTCTATTTCGATAAATACCCTGAAAGTAATCCCGTGTTGGGAATTTTCACTTGGAGATGGGTTCTCACCCTTGGGTTTGATCACATGTTCACATCGCCCATTTTCCTTGCACTTTTGACTCTCCTTGGTGCGTCACTAATGGCCTGCACTTACACTGCACAAATACCCCTTGTCAAGGTTGCAAGAAG ATGGAACTTCATGCAATCTTCTGAGGCCATCCACAAGCAGGAATTTTCAGACTCTTTGCCGAGAGCATCAGTTGAAGATTTCGGTGTTGTTCTTATGGGAGCTGGATATGag GTATTCTTGAAGGGGCCTTCTTTATATGCTTTCAAGGGGCTGGCTGGTCGGTTTGCCCCTATTGGAGTACATCTAGCAATGCTGCTAATAATGGTAGGTGGAACTCTTAGTGCAAGCGGGAGCTTCAAAGGAACAGTTACGGTTCCACAGGGTTTGAATTTTGTTATAGGAGATGTGATGCACCCTATCGGGTTTCTCTCTACTCCAA GAGCTTTTAATACATAGGTTCATGTCAACAAATTCTACATGAACTACTACGACAGTGGTGAG GTATCACAATTTTACACTGATCTTTCACTATTGGACCTTGATGGTAAGGAGGTGCTAAGGAAAACAATCAGTGTAAATAACCCTTTAAGGTATGGAGGGATCACGATTTACCAGACAGATTGGAGTATTTCGGCGCTACAAGTTCTCAAGGATAATGAAGGACCCTTTAATTTGGCGATGGCACCTCTTAAGATCAATGGAGACAAGAAGCTTTATGGGTCCTTCTTACCCATTGGAGATGTGAATGCTCCTAATGTTAAGGGAAT ATCAATGCTTGCTCGTGATCTACAATCGATTGTCCTGTACGATCAAGAAGGAAAATTTGCTGGAATCCGACGACCAAGTTCCAAGCTTCCAATTGAAATTGATGGCAACAAAATTGTTATTGTAGATGCAATTGGGAGTAGCGGTCTTGACTTGAAG ACTGACCCAGGAGTGCCGGTTGTATATGCTGGATTTGGTGCTCTAATGCTCACTACTTGCATCAGTTTTCTTTCTCATTCGCAG ATTTGGGCCTTACAAAATGGAACAGCAGTGATCGTAGGAGTAAAAACTAACCGAGCAAAGGGAGAGTTTCCAGAGGAGATGAACCGCTTGCTTGATTGTGTTCCAGAATTAGTTAACTCGCCTCTTTCCAGGCAATCAGATAGCATTGTTGGCTAG